From a single bacterium genomic region:
- a CDS encoding KH domain-containing protein, with the protein MKELVELIVKALVDQPEAVEITEVKGNHAHVIELNVAKEDLGKVIGKGGAHASAIRTILAAASGKENKRYILEIIEV; encoded by the coding sequence ATGAAAGAGTTGGTAGAGCTGATCGTCAAGGCGCTGGTGGATCAACCGGAAGCGGTGGAGATTACTGAGGTCAAAGGCAATCACGCACACGTGATTGAGCTCAACGTCGCCAAAGAGGACCTGGGCAAGGTAATCGGAAAGGGTGGCGCCCACGCTTCAGCGATTCGCACCATTCTGGCCGCTGCAAGCGGTAAAGAGAACAAGCGATACATCCTGGAGATCATCGAGGTCTGA
- a CDS encoding fructose-bisphosphatase class II family protein gives EIALDPLEGTTICATGGPNALSVIAAADEGGFLHAPDTYMDKIAVGPVGRGAIDIDKSPTENLKALAEVKGVPVEDLTCVILDRPRHERLIEEVRRVGTRIKLIKDGDVSAAIATCSRSHNVDILIGIGGAPEGVIAAAALRCQGGDIQARLTPRNANEVERAKAMGVTDVNAKLTIDDLASGAVMFAGTGVTEGDFLKGVRFRPEGALTHSVVMRSQTMTTRWIEAEHNFRFKPR, from the coding sequence GGAAATTGCCCTCGATCCACTTGAAGGCACGACCATTTGTGCGACCGGTGGACCGAATGCGCTCTCGGTAATTGCCGCCGCCGATGAAGGCGGCTTCCTGCATGCCCCCGACACGTATATGGACAAGATCGCCGTAGGGCCCGTCGGGCGCGGCGCGATCGACATCGATAAGTCTCCAACCGAGAACCTCAAGGCTCTCGCGGAGGTGAAGGGTGTACCGGTAGAAGACCTGACCTGCGTGATTCTCGATCGGCCGCGCCACGAGCGACTGATCGAGGAGGTGCGTCGCGTCGGTACGCGCATCAAGCTGATCAAGGACGGCGACGTGTCGGCTGCGATCGCGACCTGCAGTCGCTCGCACAACGTCGACATCCTGATCGGTATCGGAGGCGCACCCGAGGGCGTGATCGCCGCTGCCGCATTGCGTTGTCAGGGTGGGGATATCCAGGCGAGGCTCACGCCGCGCAATGCGAATGAGGTCGAGCGCGCCAAAGCCATGGGGGTCACGGACGTGAACGCCAAGCTCACGATCGACGATCTGGCCTCCGGCGCGGTCATGTTCGCCGGTACGGGAGTGACCGAAGGTGACTTTTTGAAGGGGGTGCGCTTTCGGCCTGAAGGAGCCCTGACGCACTCGGTCGTCATGCGCAGTCAGACCATGACCACGCGCTGGATCGAGGCCGAACACAACTTCCGCTTCAAACCCCGGTAG